CATATCATCTCTCCCATCCCAAGTTACTTTGATTGAGTGATGGGGAGAAGATGAGAAGGGGCGAAGCTGCTGAATAAGCTGACCTTTGATATTATAAATTCTAATCTCGGTGTTCTGTGCTTGCCCGGGCGAAGTGGAACGAAGACTGGTGTTCTCTGTGGTGAAATAACTTATGGTTGTCATCTCTTTAAAAGGATTTGGGAAATTTCGAAGCAGTATTTTTTCTTTTTGAGGTTCTTCTTGATCGGTTCCTACAATAATATGTTGATTTTCAAAATAATTGAACGTACCACCATAATTTCCAAGCGTCAGATCAAGATCACCATCCCCATCCAGATCGACGAGTGCAGGTGCTGTATTTTGTCCACCTGAAATCCCAGAAACAGGATACGGATTCTCTGTCCAGTTACCTTCAATGTTTTCAAAGAACTGCAATTCACCACTTATATCACCCGTTACGACATCCAGATTCCCATTCAAGGTCAGATCCCCGATTGTGGGAGAACAGTCCGAACCAACATCGATCGATCCAAAATATCCAGCTATTTCCACCCAATCAGGAACAGTGGGTGTTCCCTGGTTCTGAAAGTAAAAGAGATTTCCGTTTTCGTTCCCTGCAACGATATCCAGATCATTATCATCATCCATATCCACCAGACGTGGAACTGACCATCCGCCTAAAGAAACTGATGATAATACACCACTTTCGAACACAAAACCAAAACCTGTATTTCGATGAAAGTAGAAATTTCCACTCAAATCCCCGACAATAGCATCAGCGTACCCATTATTATCGATATCTCCAAGTGTTATTGACGAATATATCGAGTGATCGATGCTGGCAAAATAGCCATTGTCCTCCTCCCACACGATCGCATATGGTGTGCTTACATTTTCATAATATTTAATATCTCCGAGCTGACTGCCGCTCACAAGATCGAAGTCGCCGTCGTTATCAAAATCATAAAAGAATGGACTGCTTGCACCACCAACATCGAGCACTCCACCAAAGATCGTTGTGTTTACCTGCCATGATGGAGTTGTAGGCGTACCAATATTTTCATAATATTGCAGCGGACCTTCAGCAGTACCGTAAACAAGATCAAAGGTACCATCTTCATTAATATCTACAAGATCCGGAGAGTTCCAATAGGAATCATTTCCCATCCCGCTAAAAACAGTCTCATCAACAATCCAGTTTCCGTTTTGGGGTGTACCAATATTCTTGTAATATACAAATCCATGTGTATCTCTTCCGACAACAATATCCTGGTCTCCGTCATTATCAAGGTCACAGAAAACAGGATATGCATACAATCCCACATCACCAATTGTAAGCGTATTTAATTCGGAAAATTCTGCTGCAAATGCTGTTCCCGAATTATAGTATATTTTTACTCCTCCATTTTCACTGAATCCAACAACCATATCATAATCACTATCATCATCGACATCTGCGAGATATGGAATAGGATTTTGTCCAACACTTAAACCAGTAAAAAAGTTATTCACCTTTTGGAAAATCGGCATGAGCCACGTTCCGATATTCTCAAAGTAATTTAAACCGGTGTAACCTCCTGTAATGAGATCAAGGTCTCCATCATTATCAAGATCAACACACACTCCCATTTCAGCATCGAGGGATGATATTCCCGTGAAGATTTCAAAACCCGGCGCAAACGCAGGATACATATTTTCTATATAGATCAGGCCATCATCGATACTTCCAAGGATCATATCCTTGTCACCATCGCTATCAAGATCTGCAAAACGGGGTTGTGAGAACGAAACACTCGGCACACCACTGGAGTTGAACATCCCATCATCCTGCTGCCAGGGCTGGGCTGATAGCATGCTCATAAAGATTAAAATGAATATAAAACTAAGTAATTGTGTTTTCATGGTTTTTCTCCCAATAATTTGCATTACATAAAACCTATCTTGAAATTGCTTTAAACTAGCCATTTACTTGACTCATGGTTCCTGGTAATCGACTATTCCTTTGCAGAAATCATAAAGATCTACATTCGTGCTGTCAAAATAGGCAAGTTTATCTCGAACCTGAAAGATCTCCGGAGGGATTATTCCCGGGTACTGCATAACATTATAATACATATACAAAAAGTCACGCCAGGATGTGTCCATTGGAAAATCGATTATCTCATCAATATAGCTGTAATAGAACATTTCAGGTGGATATTTATCAAAGGACGCAGGTGGCCAATAGATCGAGATTCCTCCTGCGTTCGCATAGTGAGTACCATTCACTTTATAGAGTACTGCTTCTTCGATAGCATCTACAATGACCTGAGCTTTTGTTTGAATAACGGTAAAAGAAACGCTGTCCAAAATGGTTTCTGAAAAATCTGTTACTGCATCTGCAAGTGCCCGGACTTTATCAAATTGAACTGACGAAAGTGTGATTGTCGTATCTCCTGGATGGATATCATAATAAAAATCGCAAATC
This genomic interval from Candidatus Cloacimonadota bacterium contains the following:
- a CDS encoding VCBS repeat-containing protein; translation: MKTQLLSFIFILIFMSMLSAQPWQQDDGMFNSSGVPSVSFSQPRFADLDSDGDKDMILGSIDDGLIYIENMYPAFAPGFEIFTGISSLDAEMGVCVDLDNDGDLDLITGGYTGLNYFENIGTWLMPIFQKVNNFFTGLSVGQNPIPYLADVDDDSDYDMVVGFSENGGVKIYYNSGTAFAAEFSELNTLTIGDVGLYAYPVFCDLDNDGDQDIVVGRDTHGFVYYKNIGTPQNGNWIVDETVFSGMGNDSYWNSPDLVDINEDGTFDLVYGTAEGPLQYYENIGTPTTPSWQVNTTIFGGVLDVGGASSPFFYDFDNDGDFDLVSGSQLGDIKYYENVSTPYAIVWEEDNGYFASIDHSIYSSITLGDIDNNGYADAIVGDLSGNFYFHRNTGFGFVFESGVLSSVSLGGWSVPRLVDMDDDNDLDIVAGNENGNLFYFQNQGTPTVPDWVEIAGYFGSIDVGSDCSPTIGDLTLNGNLDVVTGDISGELQFFENIEGNWTENPYPVSGISGGQNTAPALVDLDGDGDLDLTLGNYGGTFNYFENQHIIVGTDQEEPQKEKILLRNFPNPFKEMTTISYFTTENTSLRSTSPGQAQNTEIRIYNIKGQLIQQLRPFSSSPHHSIKVTWDGRDDM